One region of Paucibacter aquatile genomic DNA includes:
- a CDS encoding SirB2 family protein, producing the protein MYSFDLQMSEIHVLLAWCSVALFLVRGLAFQLGGQWALDSRLSVLVFGIDLLMTITGLSLWVLLFMNPFLRDSWLLAKLIALVVYTVCAHWAMGQGEFRSLGYLLALLALAYMLGCSITRSPWLGL; encoded by the coding sequence ATGTATTCCTTCGACCTGCAGATGAGCGAGATCCATGTGCTGCTGGCCTGGTGCAGCGTGGCGCTGTTTCTGGTGCGCGGCCTGGCCTTCCAGCTGGGCGGTCAGTGGGCGCTGGACAGCCGCTTGAGCGTGCTGGTCTTCGGCATCGATCTGCTGATGACCATCACCGGCCTGAGCCTCTGGGTGCTGCTGTTCATGAACCCCTTTCTGCGCGACAGCTGGCTGCTGGCCAAGCTGATCGCTCTGGTGGTCTACACGGTCTGCGCGCACTGGGCCATGGGCCAGGGCGAGTTCCGCAGCCTGGGCTATCTGCTGGCCTTGCTGGCCCTGGCCTATATGCTGGGCTGCTCGATCACGCGCAGCCCCTGGCTGGGGCTGTGA
- a CDS encoding MBL fold metallo-hydrolase codes for MSSHVRTSLALAAALLAGALPLSAEAAAPQVKTQAPGYYRMMLGDFEVTALNDGTVDLPMDKLLTGAKPGQVARALQHAYLGVPLETSVNGYLINTGSKLVLVDTGAASLFGPTLGKLLGHLKAAGYQPEQVDEIYITHLHGDHVGGLLSEGKPAFPNAVVRIDQREADHWLSEANMAKAPEAAQGGFKGAMMSIKPYQEAGRFKPFEGSVQGVELVPGVRAVSTYGHTPGHTVYVAESKGQKLAIWGDLMHVAAVQFPDPSVTIQFDSDSKAARPQREKAYADAAKHGYYVGVAHVAFPGIGRLRADGKGYIWVPTNYSSKP; via the coding sequence ATGTCCTCACATGTCCGCACGAGTCTTGCCTTGGCCGCCGCACTGCTGGCTGGCGCCCTCCCGCTCAGCGCCGAGGCTGCCGCGCCCCAGGTCAAAACCCAGGCGCCGGGCTACTACCGCATGATGCTGGGGGATTTCGAAGTCACGGCCCTGAACGACGGCACCGTCGACCTGCCCATGGACAAGCTGCTCACCGGCGCCAAGCCGGGCCAGGTGGCGCGTGCCTTGCAGCATGCCTACCTCGGCGTGCCCTTGGAGACCTCGGTCAATGGCTATCTGATCAACACCGGCAGCAAACTGGTGCTGGTCGACACCGGCGCCGCCAGCCTGTTCGGCCCCACGCTGGGCAAGCTGCTCGGCCATCTCAAGGCGGCCGGTTACCAGCCCGAGCAGGTCGACGAGATCTACATCACCCATCTGCACGGCGACCATGTCGGCGGCCTGCTCAGCGAGGGCAAGCCCGCATTTCCCAACGCTGTGGTGCGCATCGACCAGCGCGAGGCCGACCACTGGCTCAGCGAGGCCAATATGGCCAAGGCCCCCGAGGCCGCGCAAGGCGGTTTCAAGGGCGCCATGATGTCGATCAAGCCCTACCAGGAGGCCGGTCGCTTCAAGCCCTTCGAGGGCTCGGTCCAAGGTGTGGAACTGGTGCCCGGCGTCCGCGCGGTGTCCACCTACGGCCACACGCCCGGCCACACGGTGTACGTGGCCGAGAGCAAGGGCCAGAAGCTGGCCATCTGGGGCGATCTGATGCATGTGGCCGCGGTGCAGTTCCCCGATCCCTCGGTGACCATCCAGTTCGACAGCGACTCCAAGGCCGCCCGCCCGCAGCGCGAGAAAGCCTACGCCGATGCCGCCAAGCATGGCTATTACGTCGGTGTGGCCCATGTGGCCTTCCCCGGCATTGGCCGCTTGCGCGCCGATGGCAAGGGCTACATCTGGGTACCCACCAACTACAGCAGCAAGCCCTGA
- a CDS encoding helix-turn-helix transcriptional regulator, whose protein sequence is MAARFPDWSEDQGQVMPEDQARLGWSEWHCPGRVSAWREEQLPRFQIEFMLEGMDLRRLAGARPRVIDPSQVFLLAAGEGFELASPTAQRRRSRCLQLPAPLLQAWAPDLVSGLLPSSPELALAVHALGAAPDALARDEAGWRVLALILRLQRPAAAERAPARRSQRRQEDLVEALRERMAMDFAQPLSLESLARACGASAFHAARVFRQHTGQSIHGHLQRLRLRAALAQLPERRGQLTELALDCGFASHSHFSSSFRREFGRVPSSLQPA, encoded by the coding sequence ATGGCGGCAAGATTTCCCGATTGGAGCGAAGACCAGGGCCAGGTCATGCCCGAGGATCAGGCGCGCCTGGGCTGGAGTGAATGGCACTGCCCCGGGCGGGTCAGTGCCTGGCGCGAGGAACAGCTGCCGCGCTTCCAGATCGAGTTCATGCTCGAGGGCATGGACCTGCGGCGCCTGGCCGGCGCTCGGCCGCGCGTCATCGACCCCAGCCAGGTGTTTTTGCTGGCCGCGGGCGAGGGCTTTGAACTGGCCTCACCCACGGCACAGCGGCGCCGCAGCCGCTGCCTGCAACTGCCGGCCCCGCTCTTGCAGGCCTGGGCTCCCGATCTGGTCAGCGGCCTGCTGCCCAGCAGCCCGGAGCTGGCCCTGGCCGTGCATGCCCTGGGCGCAGCGCCCGATGCCCTGGCACGCGACGAGGCCGGCTGGCGTGTGCTGGCCCTCATCCTGCGCTTGCAGCGCCCAGCCGCCGCGGAGCGGGCGCCTGCGCGCCGCAGCCAGCGTCGGCAGGAAGATTTGGTCGAAGCGCTGCGTGAGCGCATGGCGATGGACTTTGCGCAGCCGCTGAGCCTGGAGTCGCTGGCCCGCGCCTGCGGCGCCTCGGCCTTTCATGCCGCTCGGGTGTTTCGTCAGCACACTGGGCAGAGCATCCACGGCCATCTGCAGCGCCTGCGTCTGCGGGCGGCGCTGGCCCAGCTGCCCGAGCGACGCGGTCAGCTGACCGAGCTGGCGCTGGATTGCGGCTTTGCCTCGCACAGCCATTTCAGCAGCAGCTTCCGCCGCGAGTTCGGGCGCGTGCCTTCCAGTCTGCAGCCGGCTTGA
- the gbpA gene encoding N-acetylglucosamine-binding protein GbpA: MRIRTLALGLLAATLPALATAHGYISAPESRSLLCSKGGNSNCGPIQYEPQSLEGPSGYPSGGPADGRLASAGLTQFGSMDEQTSTRWTKRAIKAGAQTFSWTFTANHATRNWRYYITRADWNPNTKLSRASFETQPFCTVDGGNRQPPKTVNHTCTVPARSGYQIILGVWEIADTPNSFYNMVDVSFDGTPPVTTWNPKGTIYPSVDLAAGDKVATRVFDTKGERPEFQTRIAIANATDGQRNTWPFLLASRINAEQSQLKAGQKAADGSISPAYGQNEVFVRSDSGLDRVEIQIDKAPPPNVDLLVNGVAAEYTAPTSGPLNLSFSVTAVGELDVTATLFDAAGNSKAQASVSLNNSGQTLNLALNPATAGAYNLVVKGSPKAGGNVLQKTYAITVKPAGTSTYDYVFPNSLASYKGGTKVLQPKNGKVYECKPFPYEGWCRQWSSNATAYEPGVGAHWSDAWIAR, from the coding sequence ATGCGCATCAGAACCCTCGCTCTGGGCCTGCTGGCCGCCACTCTGCCGGCCCTGGCCACCGCCCACGGTTACATCAGCGCGCCCGAGTCGCGCAGCCTGCTTTGCAGCAAGGGCGGCAACAGCAACTGCGGGCCCATCCAGTACGAGCCGCAAAGCCTGGAAGGCCCCTCGGGCTACCCGTCCGGCGGGCCGGCCGATGGTCGGCTTGCCAGCGCCGGCCTGACCCAGTTCGGCAGCATGGACGAACAGACCAGCACCCGCTGGACCAAGCGCGCCATCAAGGCCGGTGCCCAGACCTTCTCCTGGACTTTCACCGCCAACCATGCCACACGCAACTGGCGCTACTACATCACCCGCGCTGACTGGAACCCCAACACCAAGCTCAGCCGGGCCTCCTTCGAGACCCAGCCCTTCTGCACGGTGGACGGCGGCAACAGACAGCCGCCCAAGACCGTCAACCACACGTGCACCGTGCCGGCACGCAGCGGCTACCAGATCATCCTGGGTGTATGGGAGATTGCCGACACGCCCAACAGCTTCTACAACATGGTGGACGTCAGCTTCGACGGCACTCCACCCGTCACCACCTGGAACCCCAAGGGCACCATCTACCCCTCGGTGGACCTGGCCGCCGGTGACAAGGTCGCCACCCGGGTGTTCGACACCAAGGGCGAGCGCCCCGAGTTCCAGACCCGCATCGCCATCGCCAATGCCACGGATGGCCAGCGCAACACCTGGCCCTTCCTGCTGGCCAGCCGCATCAATGCCGAGCAAAGCCAGCTCAAGGCCGGCCAGAAGGCTGCCGACGGCAGCATCAGCCCGGCCTATGGCCAGAACGAGGTCTTCGTGCGCAGCGACAGCGGGCTCGACCGGGTGGAGATCCAGATCGACAAGGCGCCGCCGCCCAATGTCGACCTGCTGGTCAACGGCGTGGCCGCCGAGTACACCGCGCCGACCAGCGGGCCGCTGAACCTCAGCTTCAGCGTGACCGCCGTGGGCGAGCTGGACGTGACCGCCACCTTGTTTGACGCCGCCGGCAACAGCAAGGCCCAGGCCAGTGTCTCGCTGAACAACAGCGGCCAGACCCTGAACCTGGCGCTCAACCCCGCCACCGCCGGCGCCTACAACCTGGTGGTCAAAGGCAGCCCCAAGGCCGGCGGCAATGTGCTGCAGAAGACCTATGCCATCACCGTCAAGCCGGCCGGCACGAGCACCTACGACTATGTGTTCCCGAACAGCCTGGCCAGCTACAAGGGCGGCACCAAGGTGCTGCAGCCCAAGAACGGCAAGGTCTACGAGTGCAAGCCCTTCCCCTACGAGGGCTGGTGCCGGCAGTGGAGCAGCAACGCCACCGCCTACGAGCCCGGCGTGGGCGCCCACTGGAGCGATGCCTGGATCGCGCGCTGA
- a CDS encoding amino acid ABC transporter substrate-binding protein has translation MPSNRISCPQPLRRKTWPLPLILGAMTTAALTLPAKAGQGSLDSIRSSGELVIGYRADAVPFSYDLPGGKQPVGYAIEICKQIAEAMKKELKLKELTLRYKAVDSKQRFPAVAEGQVDLECANTTNNRERRDKLGMAFTIPHYIAGTRMLVRKDSKIERVEDLGGKRVITTKGTTSAPLIKSKSQDLGLKLTLLECDDDQQCFNAVDKRQADAYLMDDILLYSFRASAPKPEDFAVVGKLLSIEPLSLMMSKKDPALKKFVDAEMGRLIRGGEVAKLYKQWFESPIPPKNANLNVPMNYLMRDSLKFPTDQVGD, from the coding sequence ATGCCAAGCAATCGCATCTCCTGCCCCCAACCCCTGCGGCGCAAGACCTGGCCCTTGCCGCTGATCCTCGGCGCCATGACTACCGCGGCTCTCACCCTGCCGGCAAAGGCCGGCCAAGGCAGCCTGGACAGCATCCGCAGCAGCGGCGAGCTGGTGATCGGCTACCGCGCCGATGCCGTGCCCTTTTCCTACGACCTGCCCGGCGGCAAGCAGCCGGTCGGTTATGCCATCGAGATCTGCAAGCAGATCGCCGAGGCGATGAAGAAGGAGCTCAAGCTCAAGGAACTGACCCTGCGCTACAAGGCGGTGGACAGCAAGCAGCGCTTCCCGGCCGTGGCCGAGGGCCAGGTGGACCTGGAATGCGCCAACACCACCAACAATCGCGAGCGCCGCGACAAGCTGGGCATGGCCTTCACCATCCCGCACTACATCGCCGGCACGCGCATGCTGGTGCGCAAGGATTCCAAGATCGAACGGGTGGAAGACCTGGGCGGCAAACGCGTCATCACGACCAAGGGCACGACTTCGGCGCCGCTGATCAAGAGCAAGAGTCAAGACCTGGGCCTCAAGCTGACCCTGCTCGAGTGCGACGACGACCAGCAATGCTTCAACGCCGTGGACAAGCGCCAGGCCGATGCCTATCTGATGGACGACATCCTGCTCTACAGCTTCCGCGCCAGCGCGCCCAAGCCCGAGGATTTCGCCGTGGTCGGCAAGCTGCTGTCCATCGAGCCGCTGTCACTGATGATGAGCAAGAAGGACCCGGCGCTGAAGAAGTTTGTCGACGCCGAGATGGGCCGTCTGATCCGCGGCGGCGAGGTGGCCAAGCTCTACAAGCAGTGGTTCGAGTCGCCGATCCCGCCCAAGAACGCCAACCTCAATGTGCCGATGAACTACCTGATGCGGGATTCGCTCAAGTTCCCGACCGACCAGGTCGGGGACTGA
- a CDS encoding helix-turn-helix transcriptional regulator gives MQSSRLLAILLRLQAQGRVSAQALAEALEVSVRTVYRDIDALSAAGVPVYAEKGRRGGFVLREGYRTRLTGLDRPEAETLFFAGAPFAAEQLGLGAVLETTRLKLLAALPEAMQQDAQRVASRFHLDPVAWFQGPEAQGLLPELATAVWTGRMLQLHYRRWQGEVERRVAPLGLVLKAGLWYLVAAAGSQVRSYRVSAILAMTVEDELAPALPGFELQRYWQQFCADYEARMASGRARVRVHPAALRRLSELSLAVARAVADATPPAAAEAWWELEIPIESIPAAVGELLRLGPQVQALEPPELRQALAEAVLRLQAIYPPRVNSENS, from the coding sequence ATGCAATCCAGCCGCCTGCTGGCCATCCTGCTGCGCCTGCAGGCCCAGGGCCGGGTCAGCGCGCAGGCGCTGGCCGAGGCGCTGGAGGTGTCGGTGCGCACCGTTTACCGCGACATCGACGCGCTCAGCGCCGCCGGCGTGCCCGTCTATGCCGAGAAGGGCCGGCGCGGCGGTTTTGTGCTGCGCGAGGGTTACCGCACCCGGCTGACCGGCCTGGACCGGCCCGAGGCCGAAACCCTGTTCTTCGCCGGTGCGCCCTTTGCCGCCGAGCAGCTGGGCCTGGGCGCGGTGCTGGAGACCACGCGGCTCAAGCTGCTGGCCGCCCTGCCCGAGGCCATGCAGCAGGACGCCCAGCGCGTGGCCTCGCGCTTTCACCTCGACCCGGTGGCCTGGTTCCAGGGCCCGGAGGCGCAAGGCCTGCTGCCCGAGCTGGCCACGGCGGTCTGGACCGGGCGCATGCTGCAGCTGCACTACCGGCGCTGGCAGGGCGAGGTCGAGCGCCGCGTGGCACCCCTGGGCCTGGTGCTCAAGGCCGGGCTTTGGTACCTGGTGGCGGCGGCGGGCAGCCAAGTGCGCAGCTACCGCGTCAGCGCGATTCTGGCGATGACGGTGGAGGACGAACTGGCGCCGGCCCTGCCCGGCTTTGAGCTGCAGCGCTACTGGCAGCAGTTCTGCGCCGACTACGAAGCCCGCATGGCCAGTGGCCGGGCCCGCGTGCGGGTGCACCCCGCCGCGCTGCGGCGCCTGTCTGAGCTCAGTCTGGCCGTGGCCCGGGCCGTGGCCGACGCGACACCACCGGCCGCGGCCGAGGCCTGGTGGGAGTTGGAGATCCCGATCGAATCCATCCCGGCCGCCGTGGGCGAGCTGCTGCGCCTGGGCCCCCAGGTGCAAGCCCTGGAGCCACCCGAGCTGCGGCAGGCCCTGGCCGAGGCGGTGCTGCGCCTGCAGGCGATTTACCCGCCGAGGGTCAATTCTGAGAATAGCTGA
- a CDS encoding NAD(P)H-dependent oxidoreductase yields MNLLLVTAHPDTGSFNFAMRERAQTVARRLGLGLQYSDLYQQGFSPVPGRADFQTFPEDQLLQLGSAQREAARHGGFAADIAAEQDKLRWADAVLLQFPLWWSGYPAMLKGWIERVLSLGFAYGPDPTLEPRALIMALTTGGATDAEDARATEAHVRSQLAQPVFGYMGWGAPRLHLVHGPARMSEAERVQALQHYEQWLEAELQTLRASAR; encoded by the coding sequence ATGAATCTCCTGCTCGTCACCGCACACCCGGACACCGGGTCTTTCAACTTCGCCATGCGCGAGCGCGCACAAACCGTGGCCCGCCGGCTGGGCCTGGGGCTGCAATACAGCGATCTGTACCAGCAAGGCTTCTCTCCGGTGCCGGGGCGGGCCGATTTCCAGACCTTTCCCGAGGATCAGCTCTTGCAGCTGGGTTCGGCCCAGCGCGAGGCCGCCCGCCACGGCGGCTTTGCTGCCGACATCGCCGCCGAGCAGGACAAGCTGCGCTGGGCCGACGCGGTGCTGCTGCAGTTTCCACTCTGGTGGAGCGGCTATCCGGCCATGCTCAAAGGCTGGATCGAGCGGGTGCTGAGTCTGGGCTTTGCCTACGGCCCCGACCCGACCCTGGAACCGCGCGCGCTGATCATGGCCTTGACCACCGGCGGTGCCACCGATGCCGAGGACGCACGCGCGACCGAGGCCCATGTGCGCAGCCAGCTGGCCCAGCCGGTGTTCGGCTACATGGGCTGGGGCGCGCCGCGCCTGCACTTGGTCCATGGCCCGGCCCGCATGAGCGAAGCCGAGCGTGTGCAGGCCTTGCAGCACTACGAGCAATGGCTGGAAGCCGAACTGCAGACCCTGCGCGCCAGCGCGCGCTGA
- a CDS encoding peptide chain release factor 3, with protein MSVVDPQPASSPVPSHIESEVKRRRTFAIISHPDAGKTTLTEKLLLFSGAIQIAGSVKARKASRHATSDWMEIEKQRGISVASSVMQMEYRDCVINLLDTPGHQDFSEDTYRVLTAVDAALMVIDAANGVEPQTRRLLQVCRARNTPILTFVNKMDREVQEPLALMDEIERELGMTVVPFTWPVGMGKHFHGVMDLREERMRVFSPGEDRVAGDEEVLEGLHNPAYAERFGMQYEQAEGEIELVQDAAAAFDHEEFLSGRQTPMFFGSAVNNFGVQEILDALVQLAPAPGERAAMQRVVKPEEPKFTGVVFKIQANMDPAHRDRIAFLRVASGHFERGMRLKVVRSGKELRPNTVVSFLSQRRELLDEAFAGDIIGIPNHGVLQLGDTITEGEALQYTGLPFFAPEMFRSVEVADPLKTKQLKAGLQQLGEEGAIQVFRPMAGSVLLLGAVGQLQFEVVAHRLEHEYGCKARISGSRFQVARWVTCDDEKELKRFIDANDHRMALDAVDAPTVLVEYAPELRAIEANWPKIKFHALREHAGLVFQKRLEG; from the coding sequence ATGTCCGTTGTCGATCCGCAGCCCGCCTCGTCCCCTGTCCCCTCCCATATTGAGAGCGAGGTCAAGCGCCGGCGCACCTTCGCCATCATTTCCCACCCGGACGCGGGCAAGACCACGCTGACGGAAAAGCTGCTGCTGTTCTCGGGCGCGATCCAGATCGCCGGCTCGGTGAAGGCGCGCAAGGCCTCGCGCCATGCCACCTCGGACTGGATGGAGATCGAGAAGCAGCGCGGCATCTCGGTGGCCTCCTCGGTGATGCAGATGGAATACCGCGACTGCGTGATCAATCTGCTCGACACCCCGGGCCACCAGGACTTCTCGGAAGACACCTACCGCGTGCTGACCGCCGTGGACGCGGCCCTGATGGTGATCGACGCGGCCAACGGCGTGGAGCCTCAGACCCGCCGCCTGCTGCAGGTCTGCCGCGCCCGCAACACGCCCATCCTGACCTTCGTCAACAAGATGGACCGCGAGGTGCAGGAGCCCCTGGCCCTGATGGACGAGATCGAGCGCGAGCTGGGCATGACCGTCGTGCCCTTCACCTGGCCGGTCGGCATGGGCAAGCATTTCCACGGCGTGATGGACCTGCGCGAGGAGCGCATGCGCGTCTTCTCACCCGGTGAGGACCGCGTGGCCGGTGACGAGGAAGTGCTGGAGGGCCTGCACAACCCGGCCTACGCCGAGCGCTTCGGCATGCAGTACGAACAGGCCGAGGGCGAGATCGAGCTGGTGCAGGATGCCGCCGCGGCCTTCGATCACGAGGAATTCCTGTCCGGCCGCCAGACGCCGATGTTCTTCGGTTCGGCCGTCAACAACTTCGGCGTGCAGGAAATCCTGGACGCCCTGGTGCAGCTGGCCCCGGCGCCGGGCGAGCGCGCCGCCATGCAGCGCGTGGTCAAGCCCGAGGAGCCCAAGTTCACCGGCGTGGTGTTCAAGATCCAGGCCAATATGGACCCGGCCCACCGCGACCGCATCGCCTTCCTGCGCGTGGCCAGCGGCCACTTCGAGCGCGGCATGCGGCTCAAGGTGGTGCGCAGCGGCAAGGAGCTGCGCCCGAACACGGTGGTGAGCTTCCTGTCACAGCGCCGCGAGCTGCTGGACGAAGCCTTTGCCGGCGACATCATCGGCATCCCCAACCACGGCGTGCTGCAGCTGGGCGACACCATCACCGAAGGCGAGGCCCTGCAGTACACCGGCCTGCCCTTCTTCGCGCCGGAAATGTTCCGCTCGGTCGAAGTGGCCGACCCGCTCAAGACCAAGCAGCTGAAAGCCGGCCTGCAACAGCTGGGCGAAGAAGGCGCGATCCAGGTCTTCCGCCCCATGGCCGGCAGCGTGCTGCTGCTGGGCGCCGTGGGCCAGCTGCAGTTCGAAGTGGTGGCCCACCGCCTCGAGCATGAATACGGCTGCAAGGCCCGCATCAGCGGCAGCCGCTTCCAGGTGGCCCGCTGGGTCACCTGCGACGACGAGAAAGAGCTCAAGCGCTTCATCGACGCCAACGACCACCGCATGGCCCTGGACGCCGTCGACGCGCCCACCGTGCTGGTCGAGTACGCCCCCGAGCTGCGCGCCATCGAAGCCAACTGGCCCAAGATCAAGTTCCACGCGCTGCGGGAGCACGCCGGCCTCGTCTTCCAGAAACGACTGGAGGGGTAA
- a CDS encoding PEP-CTERM sorting domain-containing protein (PEP-CTERM proteins occur, often in large numbers, in the proteomes of bacteria that also encode an exosortase, a predicted intramembrane cysteine proteinase. The presence of a PEP-CTERM domain at a protein's C-terminus predicts cleavage within the sorting domain, followed by covalent anchoring to some some component of the (usually Gram-negative) cell surface. Many PEP-CTERM proteins exhibit an unusual sequence composition that includes large numbers of potential glycosylation sites. Expression of one such protein has been shown restore the ability of a bacterium to form floc, a type of biofilm.) codes for MTVSEVLNRPSFRPHALVASVLALAASSVLASGTPELNRWYVMESKTSAVALIDGRLQNDFHRHIYGDGLLAEDSQARLTLDGRSAEARNSVAAGRIGSFSGAFQALDPDATISLAHGYSMISFSAFLSNAAPVTLDLHLTGSLQTLGDRAATGVDPSRAVVAAYGLGSPSDVNEGGYQRLFANIGIDPNLEGEALLNQLAHWPTTAQRNLQTVGVQTNSLNRSAEVDQHFSVTADSTRYDCPAGVVSPLCGSYYLQFHLFLFTAAENGGVADFSHSLAIDAIRVAEGTSLSFDPGQALPVITTPVPEPGRAALLGLGLLAIGGLKWRRSMRKQER; via the coding sequence ATGACTGTTTCCGAAGTACTGAATCGCCCCTCTTTCCGCCCCCATGCGCTGGTGGCCAGTGTCCTGGCTCTGGCCGCCAGCAGCGTGCTGGCGAGCGGCACGCCTGAGCTCAATCGCTGGTATGTGATGGAGAGCAAGACCTCGGCCGTGGCCCTGATCGATGGCCGGTTGCAGAACGATTTCCATCGTCACATTTACGGTGACGGGCTGCTGGCCGAAGACAGCCAGGCTCGACTGACCCTGGACGGCCGTTCGGCCGAGGCGCGCAACTCCGTGGCCGCCGGCCGCATCGGCAGCTTCAGCGGCGCGTTCCAGGCGCTGGACCCGGACGCCACGATCAGCCTGGCTCATGGCTACTCCATGATCAGCTTCTCCGCGTTCTTGAGCAATGCCGCCCCGGTGACGCTGGACCTGCATCTGACGGGCAGTCTGCAGACCCTGGGCGACCGCGCCGCCACCGGCGTCGATCCTTCGCGCGCCGTGGTGGCAGCCTATGGCCTGGGCTCGCCCAGTGATGTCAACGAAGGTGGCTATCAGCGTCTGTTTGCCAACATCGGCATCGACCCGAACCTGGAGGGCGAGGCTCTGCTGAACCAACTGGCGCACTGGCCTACAACGGCGCAGCGCAATCTGCAGACCGTGGGCGTGCAGACCAACAGCCTGAACCGCAGCGCCGAGGTGGACCAGCACTTCAGTGTCACGGCCGATTCGACCCGGTACGATTGCCCCGCGGGTGTGGTCTCACCGTTGTGCGGCAGTTACTACCTGCAGTTTCACCTTTTCCTCTTTACCGCGGCCGAGAACGGCGGTGTCGCAGATTTCTCGCACAGCCTGGCCATCGATGCCATTCGCGTGGCCGAAGGCACCAGCCTCAGCTTCGATCCCGGCCAGGCCTTGCCGGTGATCACCACCCCGGTACCCGAACCGGGCCGCGCGGCCTTGCTCGGTCTCGGCCTGCTGGCCATCGGCGGCCTCAAGTGGCGCCGCAGCATGCGCAAGCAGGAGCGCTGA